TTAGAAAAACAAGAGCTCTCTATCACATGAAGTTTAGCATATAAGACATAGACTGACGTGACTCTTTTTCATGTTTTTCAGCAAGGTTTACCCTCTTTTTATACCTAGGAAAAATGTTTGCACAGGTGGTGAAGAAACTTCATTGACAGAAAGTGGCTCGAGTAACTTTGGGGTTGACTCTGTGGATTCTGTCAAGAAACCGTCTTTTGATCCCAAGAGAAGCAATAGCTTTAACTTTTCTGGTGCATCTTCCCACTCCATGGAGAGGCATCAATATTTGCAGAGAGGAATATCACTATTAAAGACAAGTGTTACAGCCATTACTACCTACTATTACAACTCACTGGGCTTGGATGTGCCATCCAATCTTTCTACTTTTGAGGCGTTTGCTAAGTTGCTCCATATGTTGTCGTCATCAAAGGCCCTTCGAACTGCCTTTGAATTGGACATTGCTTCAAGGTACCTGCTGTTTCATAGTTACAACATGCATATCTGTGATCCAATATTCTTAGTTGTCGGAAgctctctcttttttttaaaaaaaaaaagtgATCCTGTTTGCTGCTTCCAGGTCAGAGAAGCAAGCCCAGCAGCTGAACAGATCGATTTGGAAGGCAAGTTCTGCCATATCATCGGACAGCAGTTTTATGGACAGCATGCACACAACCATCATGGTAAATTTCTACTTTGCTCTTACATTTCATGCGAACTTCAATTTCCATTTTGATGGAATATCTGTTCTTCTTAGCCCAGCACTCTGGACAACCTCCTCATGAACTCAGACGAGAGCCTGTACACTGGTAAGCTGGTGAAGCATGGTGGTGCGCCAGATAGCATATTTGACAGCTGGGACATAGTAGAGCGTGAGGTTCTACCACCACCACCCTCGCGGGTTGAAGACGTCGCTCAGTGGGAATGGGCCATGTATGCTGGCAGCACCAAAAAGAAATGACCTCTATTTACAAATCCTCCGTGAAGCCCAAACTGTTAGACACTGCAAGAGCTTCAGTTTAGATATGTAAGTACTTGATCACTAGGCTCTTAGAAACCGGGAATGTGGAACTTGGCCACGTTCCTCATTTCTGGAACGTGGGAATAATCTCGTTCCCATAGttttaaaacctaatttaaatagCGTACTGTGTACAATGTTCCTATTTCTCGATCCATTCATTGATTCGATCTGGGGACCTGGTTACTAAGATCAGGCTCCGGTCCCATGTACAGTATCAGTCCAGACCTAACCTCGCCCTGTGGGGCTGACCTGTGAATCATCTATACTGCAAGAATGCACATAGGAGAATTGCAGTGTAGAGTTGATTTGCTGCCATCTCTACATCAGTACGTGTACATGAGGGCAGCCCTGTAAATTTGTAAATATAACCCCTGTACCGtttagaaatgaaaataaaatACTTGGAATACTGTGTGCCGGGTCCGTACCAGAACGGCGGCATAGAGGAGGCAGAACCTGATGATGCGTGGATGCCAGTAACGTTTAACGCTGACTCTCAGTATGCCTGTTAACGCTAATAAGGCATTGCTTTAGTCAGCGGGACCTGAACCTTGGATTTGGACGCTTATCATGATCGGCTTGACTTGCTGCCCTTGGAAGGGCGTCCAAAAAAGGCTGCATCACACTGGTCCGGCAGATTCAAAGACGCTCAGAATCAGCAGTGATCATGCACAAGGACAAGTGCATTTGCGAATTGATGACCTGCTGCTGACAGGAGTGCCCATCCGATAGTTTTTTTCTTTCTCCGTACAGTAACCGTTGCAGTCGAGGACCATAGAGCAACCAAAGGAGGGACTGACCATGATGACAACACGGCAGGCCCACCTGGTCCCGTCTCGATTCGCTGGTCCTCCTGGCGGTAAGACGAAGATGAATGGTGTGGTGCCCCCTGCCAATCTCCTATTTCCACAGCGAAAATTGAGGGCGGCACGGCAGCATGGACCGCGAACCCTGTGTCTCGTCCGAAAAATCCTTTGTGCCAGGATGGTTGCTACTGGGGGCACTGGATACCCAACACATGCTGCAGCTGCTCCCCAAACACGTGCTGCACCGGGGCTTCAGAACCGCATGTGAGGCCAGTAATTTCACACGAGCACCAGATCAGCTGCATAACTCACTGGGGAAATGTCCAGCGTGAAGAGCTCGACCAGTGAACAGATAAGACACTGGTGCCCCCAACTCACGAAGAAAGACGGCAATGGCTGATATCAATCAATCAATGGGTGGATCGAATCCTCTTTACACTAGCAGTTACAAATCAAACAAGCCCTGTCTACAAGGCTCTGGAACCCCCACGGGATAGAGAAAAAATCAGGACCAACGGGCGGAAAATTGATCGGTTACATGTACATTGGGGGAGGGGGAAACTCACTCACGCTGTTATGGAGCACAGGTCATCGCAGACCGTCTTCATGCTAGGCCTCTCATTTACAGGGAGGACGCACCTAAGCGAGACCGCCAGCAGCTCGTCCATGACCCTCGGGGACTCTTCCAGGCCGGCGATGTCTCGGTCGAAGCAGTCAGTGCCCCGCCCTTCCCTGCTGCACATCTGGACCCAGTCGGTCAGGTCGACCGCGCCGGACTGGCCCGAGATGATGTCCCCAGCGCTCCTCCGTGTCAGCATCTCCATGACGATCACCCCGAACGCATACACGTCCGCCTTGAACGTGGGCGCGGGCTTGGCCGCGTTCGCCAGCTCCGGGGCTCGGTACCCTAGCGCTCCTAGATTCAGTATCTGCTCGGCGGTGCCGCTTGGAGTCATGAACCTGTGCAGGCCGTAGTCCACCAGCTTTGGAGAGAGGTCAGGACCAGCCAAGAATATGTTAGTTGGCTTCAAGTTGCCGTGCGGCAAGCCCTTCTCCTGGTGTAGGAACTGGAGGCAGCGGGCTAGGTCGATGGCGATTCTGAGACGCTGAGGAACCGATAGGCGGGAGTATCTTCTTGGAGTCGACTCTGCATCAGTCAGCAAAGATTTTATGATCAGTGACTTGGAAGTAAAAActaagactggtgataaaatccTCTAAAGAATTAGATGCAACTAATTTAGATTCATGCACAGTATGGTAGTAACAGCAGAAAACATTTTTTGTCTCCAGGACCAGACTAAGTGATAAATGTAACAAGCCTAAAGAATAAGGTGATTAAAATGAAGATGACCATGATCCCAGAGATGCTTACCATAAAGGTAAAGTGCCAAGCTATCACCATTGACATAGTCAGAAATAATTAATCTCTCTTGCTCCTTAGGGCCCCAATAGAAGGCTCTCCATGAAATTATATTTGGATTCCTGATAGTGCCAATCCTCTTTATCTCCTTTGTGAACTCCTTTTTATGCTTCACAAGACCGACACGCAGCCATTTCACTGTTAGGACATGCCCGCTTTGTAGAACAGCTTTATACGTTGTTCCATGGCTGCTCCTTCCAAGAACTTCCGCCGGTGCACGTGACAGATCCTCAGCTGTGAAAACCAAAGTGCTGTCCATGAAGATCAATTCTCCAGCCAGCCGGTCTGGAGAGTATACTTCAAAAGCAACAGGTTCCTCAAGGAATCTAGAATCAGCAAAATGTGGCGATGTTGGCAATGCAGACCGTGGAGAAGACTCCTGAGCCTGGATTGCAGAAGAAGTCTCGGTCACACCTAAACTTGTGGACTCGGCAACTTCCTTTGGATCAGTGTAGCCATATTCAACAGAGGCTTCAGCCAATAACTCTTTCTGGGCAGACATCGATCTAGCTGCGGCTCTTAAGAGATGATCATTTGAGAAACTTGTTTTACTTGGTATCACATTATCTTTCGGGGGCTTGAACAGATTTGGAGGGCTTATTCTCCCCTTCAGATCCCTGATAGTGATCTGACTTCTAAATCCATTTCTTCCGCAAAGCTCTTGAGACCTGACCACATAGAATGCTAGGGCTATGAAGATAACTAGCAAAACAGCTCCAATGCAACCAATAATAAGAGCAACTCGAACACCAGCCTTATGTACATGAGATGTTTGGCCCTGAGAAACTCCGGTGTAATCATCATTTCCAGCAGGGAGGCCATCTGGGAAAACTAACATGTCATTTCCAGGTCGGAAGCAAGATAAAGGAAACTTTTCGATACTTTTGGGAACAGTTCCTTGTAGATTGTTGTAAGATACATTGAACACCTTCAGGCCATTTTGAGGCATATCCGGAATTCTGCCTGTCAGGTGGTTGTGTGATAAGTCAATATACTCCAGTGCTTGAAGCTTGCTTATCTCACTGGGAATCTCCCCAGATAATTCATTCATCATAAGAATGAGGAACTCAAGTTTTTGCAGGTTCGAGATATCTGGTGGCAATGGCCCAGTCAAAGAATTGCTGGACAGATCAACAATCCTGAGACCTGGTTGAGATGAAAGAAGTATTGATTCCGTTGAATGGGTGCTCTCAAATGGAATAGTTCCAGAAAATTTATTTCCAGAAAGATTTAACACAGTCAAAGTTGGTGACATGAAGAAAGTAGGCAACACAGATCCCTCGAGGGTGTTCTGACTCAGATCAAGGACAGATAACTTCTGATAGGTACCCAACACCGAAGGGAGAGACCCTGACAATGAATTGTTTCGTAATTTCAGTGACACTAAGTTCTGAAACTGGGAGGCATCATTTGGGTAGCTTCCCACCAATTTGTTTGAGCTCAAGTCAATGACCTCAACAATCCCATCCCAGGAACGTAATATAGCTAATTCCCCTGAAAACAGGTTCCCACTAAGATCAACTGAGGTACATTTGCCCATGGTGGCTGGTAATGATCCTGATAAGACATTTGAAGAGAGATTCAACACCTTCAAAGTCGTAGAATTCACAATCGGCAATGACCCTGAAAAATTAGGGTGCACGTGTCATGTATAATTTAAGACAAATGTCAATGACAAGAGTATCTGTGAAGGACAGTAGATAAGGTAGCATACATGGCAAGTTGTCATATTACTAAAACATTAAATGTTCAAACATCGAGATATGCATTCACAATAGTCGATCCCATGCCATAGCATTGAAATAGCATGTCAATTTCTTGACTGCAGAAATCCTATGTGAAAAAAGTGAGGTTAGCGAACACAGATCCAGGAAAAAGCCTAGATTAATTCGTACAGACTAAGAATCAACATAATGGTTGGTTTAATaggggggggggggtaaataTGAATTGCTGGTTTATGCTTAATAGTTTGGTTAGATACATAACAAATTGTTGCTAATATCACAAATGATGCGAAAGAGATAAGCACAGCTCAAACAAGGGGAGAAATAGTCCAAAACTAACTGTAAGCCAGCATGCATGCAGCTAGAAGGTTGCTGATGATATCCGTCCAAAGAAAACGGCACACTATCCAAACCACAAAATGCAATGCTATATTCATGCAAGAGCACGTCGCTCATCAAATCTTGCGAAGTTGGGAACAAATGGAGTCTCCCAGATTCAAGATGCCGTAATCATTTTGAAATGTCATCATAATGAATTCATCGCCATGAGAGACATGCATGTTTACCAACGCCCAAAATATGATCCGCAGCTTGCAACTAAAGCGCTTCGGCAGCGGAAGCACTGGCCACTCGCATTGCCAAGGGAATATAAAAAAACACATAAGAAATATTAAATAGATCACCACCATTGAACTTGTATGTAGTGGGATTCCTACTCTGATAGATCACAAAATCGACAAGATTACCTGAGAAGCCGTTCCTGCTGAGATCAACCTCGACAAGCCGCATGGAATTCTGGAGGAGTGTCTCAGGCATCATCCCGAATAGCCCATTCCCGGCAACGCTGAAAAACTCGAGCGAGAACCACGCATCGAGCCTCGGCACTGTGCCAGCAAGCCCGTTGTTGCTCAAATCAAGGACCGCCAAGTTCTTGAACGCGCCCACCGTCTCGTTCCGGAAGAAGCCCCCGTCCAGGTTGTTGTGGCTGAGGTTGAGATACCTGACCGTGTTCCCGATGCTGGAGAGGCTGCGGAGGTCCAAATCGATGGTCCCCGTGAAGAGGTTGTCGCTGAGGTCGACGTGCTCGGCGTTGCGGAGCTTGGCGAGCAGGTCGGTGGCGTTGCCCCAGAAGCTGTTGCCGCGGACGTCGACGCGGCGCAGGTTCTGCAGCTGCTGGATCCCGTCGGTGGGGAAGGCGGAGGTGAAGTTGTTGCGGGAGAGGTCGAGGTGGACGAGGCCCGAGAGGTTGGCGAGGCGGGCCGGGACGGGCCCGTAGAAGCGGTTCCGGGAGAGGTCGAGGTGGCGCAGCGAGGAGAGGGAGCCGATGCCGGGCGGCAGGCGGCCGGAGAAGGCGTTCCCGGCGAGGGAGAGGTTCTGGAGCGCGCGCATGCCGGCGAGGGTCGCGAGCTTGAGCTCGCCCCCCAGGCCGAGGCCGTCGAGCGCCACGCCGACCACCGCGCCGCCGTCGCACGCCACGCCGCGCCACGACGCGGGGCacccgccgccgctgccggccTCGGTCGTCGCGGGCCGCGACCAGGACCCCAGCACCCTGTCCCGGTCTCGCCCCGCGATGCCCTTCTTGAACTCGAGCAGCGCCGCCACGTCGTCGCCGGCGGCGCCCCCggagagcagcagcagcaggaggaggaggaACGCGAGTAGCGCGGCCATAGAAGTGTGGTGTGTGCGTGGGGGAGTGGAGCAGCCTGCCTAGGGCTAGGGCTTGCCGGAGGCGGAGCAGCCGGAAGGGGAGGTGTGGGTGGCGGCCGCCATTGGAGatgggagagagaggaggaggtggtggtggtgagaATGTGAGATGtgcgagagagagagatagagagagagggggCCAAATTTTTGGAAACGGGAGGGGATTGAGAGAGAAGAGGGTACAGACTGGAAAGTCACAGGTGGTTGTGTGAAGTGGTGGCAGTGCTGCTGAGGACTCGAGTAGGGTCGGGTGTGCTTAGCATAGCAGGGTATTTTTTTTAGTATTATGGAGTGCTTGATTAGCTGTGAGATTGTTTGTGTAATGCGTTTTCTTCCCTAGCGATTTGTTTTCTTGTTTTGGTTTTTGTTGTAGGTTCTAGTGAAGTCCTTGCTTTGTGGCCTTTTGTCTGGTCCTGTGTTCTTTATCCTCTGTCATCCATCTCAACCAAAAGGGGGAgggcaaaagaaaaaaaaacacaaAAGAATCTGTGCAGGCACACTGGGTACCGGTAGGATAGCAAGACTAGAGCACCGTCCACATGCCCCTAGGGAGGCTGTTTCATTCTTTGACCCCCCCTCCCCTTTTCCGGTCCAGCTCGGGTGAGCTTGCATTCCTTTTCGTCGCCCCTTTCAACAGGCCAGCTGCCCACGTCAAGAAATTCAGAACCGAACTGGGCCACCGTGGAGGATCAAACTCACATATTTGTTGACGAGGACGTGTTGGCGTgataataataaaaaaaaacagagcgGGGAGGAGGGGGTATTTGTTCAAATTCTCGATAAACGTCTCGGTTTTTAGATTCTCGAAAAAAAAGAAGAAACgtttaaataaaatagaaaaagaaGGAATCACTAGACACGTTTATTTCAGCGGCCCACTGGCTTGTCGTTCCGGAGGGTGAGAGAGACATTTGGGCGGGGAGGGGTTCTGGAGATTTCTCTACTGTGCAATACTACCAGGTAGGTAGAAGTAGATGAGGGGAGATTTCTCTACTGTGCAATACTGTCCAGGAAACTTGAGATTTTGCACACAGGAATGGTCTCCTCGATCAACAAGAATGGGAGTTAAAAGTGGGTGCTTGACGGATGGTATCCAGATCCATAAATGGGGGAAAAAAAGTATGCGGTGAAAATGACCGCGAGTCGCGCGCGCCTCTTCTGTCTTCTTCCCCCTCCACACATGGAAGCCAGCCCGGGAGCTGTGGTGACGGTGACGGGGACAcgagctagcgccgccgccgcggtgGTGGGCAGCCCTGGGATGGGGAGGAAAAAAATCATTAGCAGGGACGCGGAGAAAGAACGTGGAGCTTTATCAGGATTGACGGGGGGGAGGGGAGGGTGTGTACTTCCGATATGATTGATTGATTGGCAGTTGGAGGTGCACAAGTCAAATATTCCTCCCTTGATTTCGTGGACGCGGCAGCCATGGCAATGGCATGGCAAGCGAGAGAGACCTGACGAGCTGGACGCATGGGACGGTGTCTACTGGTGCTGCTGCGAGTGCGAGGACCGACCGACGAGATTGGGTTCTGTTTAGCACAGGAGAGccatgtgtgtgtgtgttttatgGAGTCCATTATCGTAATAATGCACCATATGACCAATcgttaaaagaaaaagaaatatcATTCCCACGTCACGCGGAGTACACGTCCAGTTTGTTCGTCATTATCTCCGCGGCGCGAAGTGGTGAGGAAGTTTCTAAATGCCGTAGCAGCGCGTTTCCCCCCTCCTTTGCCGGGATTCGAGCCCACCAAAGAGCTAGACAAGGGTGATCATTGTGGCAGATGCGAAAGGGCAGGGATTAAGAGCCAGTTTGGTTACTTTAAttcagggactaaagtttagttagtagactaaagtttagtccctatgcTGTTTGGTTCTAGTAACTAAAAATATTCAAAACTCATTAAATAAAGTACAAGAGGACCAAAATATCCCTTAGTATTCTCCTACTATTAGTGCAACTTAAATAAAGTAGGGAATAAATAGTGAAATTTATATTGTTTAGTCTCTTTTAATCACTTTTTTAGGGACTAGATACTAAAACAGTTTAGTACCACCATTTGACAATTTAGAGACTCAACGAGACTAAGCAGCCAAAAACAAACGGTGCCTAACCAGCAAAGCTGCCATCGATGGTCAGGGGCAGAGGAATGGGGGGAGGCTTTGCTTCGGTCTGAATCATGTGGCAAAGTAATTCGTCAGTGCATCAGCCAGCAAGATGATGTTTTCTCCATCAGTGGCGTCCGTCTGTTGGAGTTAAACCCAGGCGGTCCGTTTGGTTTAACTTGATGACCCAGGCAAAGACAAAGGCAGTGGGTTGGTACTCGTATTCAGCAGCCTAATTCTAACAGGCTTTGTAACACTTTCTCTATTTATAGATGTAATGATTACTTGTTTCAAAATCTTATAgtatatatttatattttttatttgaaAAAAAGAGAGACACTGGACTGTCTTTTTTTTGTCTCAGGGTGGGTCCAAGGTCTGACAGTCAACGAAAGGTGGGTGGGCCAGCCCAGGCATGTCTGAAGGATCAAGGATAAAGGGTGGCC
This portion of the Zea mays cultivar B73 chromosome 2, Zm-B73-REFERENCE-NAM-5.0, whole genome shotgun sequence genome encodes:
- the LOC100191746 gene encoding putative leucine-rich repeat protein kinase family protein precursor, yielding MAALLAFLLLLLLLLSGGAAGDDVAALLEFKKGIAGRDRDRVLGSWSRPATTEAGSGGGCPASWRGVACDGGAVVGVALDGLGLGGELKLATLAGMRALQNLSLAGNAFSGRLPPGIGSLSSLRHLDLSRNRFYGPVPARLANLSGLVHLDLSRNNFTSAFPTDGIQQLQNLRRVDVRGNSFWGNATDLLAKLRNAEHVDLSDNLFTGTIDLDLRSLSSIGNTVRYLNLSHNNLDGGFFRNETVGAFKNLAVLDLSNNGLAGTVPRLDAWFSLEFFSVAGNGLFGMMPETLLQNSMRLVEVDLSRNGFSGSLPIVNSTTLKVLNLSSNVLSGSLPATMGKCTSVDLSGNLFSGELAILRSWDGIVEVIDLSSNKLVGSYPNDASQFQNLVSLKLRNNSLSGSLPSVLGTYQKLSVLDLSQNTLEGSVLPTFFMSPTLTVLNLSGNKFSGTIPFESTHSTESILLSSQPGLRIVDLSSNSLTGPLPPDISNLQKLEFLILMMNELSGEIPSEISKLQALEYIDLSHNHLTGRIPDMPQNGLKVFNVSYNNLQGTVPKSIEKFPLSCFRPGNDMLVFPDGLPAGNDDYTGVSQGQTSHVHKAGVRVALIIGCIGAVLLVIFIALAFYVVRSQELCGRNGFRSQITIRDLKGRISPPNLFKPPKDNVIPSKTSFSNDHLLRAAARSMSAQKELLAEASVEYGYTDPKEVAESTSLGVTETSSAIQAQESSPRSALPTSPHFADSRFLEEPVAFEVYSPDRLAGELIFMDSTLVFTAEDLSRAPAEVLGRSSHGTTYKAVLQSGHVLTVKWLRVGLVKHKKEFTKEIKRIGTIRNPNIISWRAFYWGPKEQERLIISDYVNGDSLALYLYESTPRRYSRLSVPQRLRIAIDLARCLQFLHQEKGLPHGNLKPTNIFLAGPDLSPKLVDYGLHRFMTPSGTAEQILNLGALGYRAPELANAAKPAPTFKADVYAFGVIVMEMLTRRSAGDIISGQSGAVDLTDWVQMCSREGRGTDCFDRDIAGLEESPRVMDELLAVSLRCVLPVNERPSMKTVCDDLCSITA